The proteins below come from a single Anderseniella sp. Alg231-50 genomic window:
- a CDS encoding thioesterase, FlK family, protein MKPAAPGISYTGQVHSKPSDLASALGNTGVDVVSSPATIGYLEMACCYAMDQLFEEGEASVGVGFDMQHVGAATPDLPVDLAAELIRVDGRRLTFTVEATQAGKQIMTGTHQRAVVNLARLIAGTAVPDAPDTALRLTGRGLKISDVEAVAVDGRRVEIADECRERMADGRAIVERYFADNTPAYGLNTGLGVRATDMLSVEEAAEFSAKMVRGRAQAIGQPLPVPAVRAAMLVRLNTVLSGAAGASLAVADALRDALNSGVTPVMPATGSIGAGDLVIMAAVPHALMGEGDAFFDGGRMPGSDALKKAGLEPLMLGPKDGLVLCNNQAHSASLACLAALSARAALDAANISAALVMEGFRANVSPLSSAAAGIRPQAGQVETAKAFRDLLEGSALMQDGAARRLQDPISLRSVIQTHGAVHAALDVLEAALDVEINHAPDNPAVLVGENRIVSTGNYHTPWLSQALDVTARSLAVLANDAVARIHRLCTPEMSGLAPLLSSAATDRAGFGPLLKPVEAVRANIIHLANPVPVIPSFNAGGVEDAATFTPLAASKLMQLCEQLSYLLAYELLAGAQALDLAGPAGVAPRIATAHEQVRALSGFLDDDRPIGREVEAVACELVLMGRLAKQVYR, encoded by the coding sequence ATGAAACCGGCCGCGCCCGGCATCTCATACACGGGGCAGGTGCACTCAAAACCATCAGACCTGGCATCCGCCCTGGGCAATACCGGCGTCGACGTCGTCTCGTCGCCTGCCACCATCGGTTATCTCGAGATGGCCTGCTGTTATGCAATGGACCAGTTGTTTGAGGAAGGTGAGGCTAGTGTGGGTGTGGGCTTCGACATGCAGCATGTCGGTGCCGCCACGCCGGACCTGCCTGTGGATCTCGCTGCTGAACTGATCAGGGTCGACGGGCGCAGATTGACTTTTACCGTGGAAGCGACCCAGGCCGGCAAGCAGATCATGACCGGGACGCATCAGCGCGCGGTGGTCAATCTGGCCCGGCTCATTGCCGGGACAGCTGTTCCGGACGCGCCGGACACAGCGTTGCGTCTGACCGGCCGGGGATTGAAAATTTCCGACGTGGAGGCCGTTGCCGTCGATGGACGCCGGGTGGAGATCGCCGACGAGTGCCGTGAGCGCATGGCCGACGGGCGAGCCATTGTGGAGCGCTATTTTGCCGACAACACCCCCGCTTACGGTTTGAATACTGGTCTGGGCGTGCGCGCAACAGACATGCTGTCGGTCGAAGAAGCGGCAGAATTCTCAGCTAAAATGGTTCGCGGCCGGGCACAGGCAATCGGCCAGCCTTTGCCGGTGCCGGCGGTGCGTGCCGCCATGCTGGTGCGTCTGAACACCGTGTTGAGCGGTGCGGCAGGTGCCAGTCTTGCCGTTGCTGACGCGCTGCGCGATGCGCTGAATTCGGGCGTTACACCGGTCATGCCCGCAACCGGGTCCATTGGTGCCGGAGACTTGGTGATTATGGCCGCTGTCCCGCATGCCCTGATGGGAGAAGGGGATGCGTTTTTCGACGGCGGACGCATGCCGGGATCAGATGCCCTGAAAAAGGCAGGCCTGGAACCGCTGATGCTCGGACCGAAAGACGGGCTGGTCTTGTGCAACAATCAGGCGCATTCAGCTTCGTTAGCCTGCCTTGCGGCGCTCTCTGCCCGCGCCGCGCTGGATGCTGCCAACATATCCGCAGCCCTGGTCATGGAGGGCTTTCGGGCCAATGTTTCACCGCTCAGCTCCGCTGCCGCCGGTATCAGGCCGCAGGCCGGCCAGGTTGAAACCGCCAAGGCTTTTCGCGACCTGCTGGAAGGCAGCGCCCTGATGCAGGACGGTGCTGCGCGCCGGCTGCAGGATCCGATTTCGCTGCGCTCAGTCATCCAGACCCATGGCGCCGTGCATGCGGCCCTGGATGTGCTGGAGGCCGCGCTTGACGTCGAGATCAACCATGCACCCGACAATCCTGCGGTGCTGGTGGGCGAAAACCGGATTGTCTCGACCGGCAACTACCACACGCCCTGGCTGAGCCAGGCCCTTGATGTAACTGCGCGGTCGCTGGCGGTCCTGGCCAATGACGCGGTGGCCCGCATCCACCGGCTGTGTACGCCGGAGATGTCGGGTCTTGCCCCGTTGCTGTCATCTGCGGCAACCGACCGGGCCGGTTTCGGGCCGTTGCTCAAGCCGGTCGAAGCGGTACGGGCCAATATCATTCACCTTGCCAATCCGGTGCCCGTCATTCCGAGCTTCAATGCCGGTGGAGTCGAGGATGCAGCCACGTTCACGCCGCTGGCGGCATCGAAACTGATGCAGCTTTGCGAACAACTGAGCTATCTGCTGGCCTATGAACTGCTGGCCGGTGCCCAGGCGCTGGACCTTGCCGGTCCGGCGGGCGTGGCGCCGCGCATTGCAACTGCCCATGAGCAGGTAAGGGCCCTGTCGGGGTTTCTTGACGACGACCGGCCCATTGGCCGGGAGGTCGAAGCTGTTGCCTGCGAACTGGTCCTGATGGGTAGGCTGGCGAAGCAGGTTTACCGATAG
- a CDS encoding ornithine cyclodeaminase family protein: MNNEPVKLTWLNGPDIDRLAMTDEEIIAAVEQGLIAQGTPDGAVIEPRMHLTPNPAFNGHFNVLRGYVAPLDLAGVKIVGDYVDNYKKGLPSEMALLNLFDPQTGMPRAILDATLITDARTGALTAIGAKHLARKGSKILGHVGARGTAYWNVRLLDHLYDFDEIRVHSRRPESREAFAAKLETDLGKKITVTDNWRDCLEGADIMVEASRLAEREELFRADWVKPGTCVIPYGTVSALDIRMTDIMDKVVIDDFSQFRAGNLGALRPHIDAGLISEDTVHGELCQIVTGAKPGRERDDETILFWHRGLSLSDIALGAAMLEKAEKLGIGQKLVYR; encoded by the coding sequence ATGAACAATGAACCTGTGAAGCTGACCTGGCTGAACGGTCCGGACATCGACCGGCTGGCGATGACCGACGAAGAAATCATCGCCGCCGTCGAACAGGGCCTCATTGCCCAGGGCACGCCGGACGGCGCGGTGATTGAACCACGCATGCATTTGACGCCGAACCCTGCCTTCAACGGCCATTTCAATGTCCTGCGCGGCTATGTGGCGCCGCTGGACCTGGCCGGTGTCAAAATCGTCGGTGACTATGTCGACAACTACAAAAAGGGCCTGCCGTCGGAAATGGCCCTGCTCAACCTGTTTGATCCGCAAACCGGCATGCCGCGCGCCATTCTCGACGCGACCCTGATCACCGACGCCCGCACCGGCGCGCTGACCGCCATCGGCGCAAAACACCTGGCACGCAAGGGATCAAAAATCCTCGGCCATGTCGGCGCCCGCGGCACCGCATACTGGAATGTGAGGCTGCTCGATCACCTGTATGATTTCGACGAGATCAGGGTGCATTCGCGCCGTCCGGAAAGCCGCGAGGCCTTTGCAGCAAAACTGGAAACCGATCTCGGCAAGAAGATAACCGTGACCGACAACTGGCGCGACTGTCTGGAAGGCGCCGATATCATGGTGGAAGCCTCCCGGCTGGCTGAACGTGAGGAACTGTTCAGGGCAGACTGGGTGAAGCCGGGCACTTGCGTCATTCCCTACGGTACCGTGTCCGCACTGGACATACGGATGACGGACATCATGGACAAGGTGGTCATCGATGATTTCAGCCAGTTCCGCGCCGGAAATCTCGGGGCACTGCGCCCGCACATCGATGCAGGTCTGATATCGGAAGACACCGTGCATGGCGAGCTTTGCCAGATTGTCACCGGGGCAAAACCGGGCCGTGAACGCGACGACGAAACCATCCTGTTCTGGCACCGTGGCCTGTCATTGTCCGACATTGCCCTTGGCGCAGCTATGCTCGAAAAGGCTGAAAAACTCGGCATCGGACAAAAGCTGGTCTATCGGTAA
- the cysN gene encoding sulfate adenylyltransferase subunit CysN codes for MQTPDLTADNIEAYLAGQSAKDRLRFITCGSAGDGKSTLIGRLLYDSKLVSDDQLSALEASSGRIGTQGDNVDFALLVDGLAAERQQGTTIDVAYRAFTTPGRKFIVADTQGHEQYTRNMVTGASTADLAVLLVDATKGILTQTRRHAYIVTLLGIRQLVLAVNKMDLVDNDEATYRAIEADFLAFAKEIGTDHVTCIPVSALTGCNVTKNSPETPWYDGPCLLQHLETVDMAQPDHDQPARLPVQLASHPDSTFRGFAGTLVSGTLKPGDKVKVLPSARESTIARIVTHGGDLEQAQAGQAIMVTLADEVDAGRGSVICSADDPVEVADQFEAQILWMGDEPMLPGRPYLVKQGARTVSAQFAQPKYEVNVNTLEHTAAKTLELNQIGMCNISLDEQLPFTAYADNRDLGGFIIIDRISNTTVGLGLINFALRRASNIHWQALDIHKGTRAATKNQQPTVLWFTGLSGSGKSTVANIVEKRLTAMGHHTYLLDGDNVRHGLNHDLGFTDADRVENIRRVSEVSKLMADAGLIVLVSFISPFRAERRMARDMLEDGEFIEIHVDTPLEVCETRDVKGLYAKARAGEIKNFTGIDSDYEAPENAEITINTAEKSPETTAGEIVDHLENSGRLKPA; via the coding sequence ATGCAGACCCCTGACCTCACTGCCGACAATATCGAAGCCTACCTGGCCGGGCAGTCGGCCAAGGACAGGCTGCGCTTCATCACCTGCGGATCGGCGGGTGACGGCAAGTCCACCCTGATCGGCCGGTTGTTGTATGATTCGAAACTGGTCTCTGACGACCAGTTATCGGCCCTTGAAGCAAGCTCCGGACGCATCGGCACGCAGGGTGACAATGTTGACTTCGCATTGCTGGTTGACGGGCTTGCCGCCGAGCGTCAACAGGGCACGACCATTGATGTCGCCTACCGTGCGTTCACCACGCCCGGCCGCAAGTTCATCGTGGCCGACACGCAGGGCCATGAACAATACACCCGCAACATGGTCACCGGTGCGTCAACCGCTGACCTTGCAGTGCTGCTGGTCGATGCCACCAAGGGCATCCTGACCCAGACCCGCCGCCATGCCTACATCGTGACACTGCTCGGCATCCGGCAACTGGTGCTTGCGGTCAACAAGATGGACCTGGTGGACAATGACGAAGCCACCTATCGCGCCATCGAAGCGGACTTTCTCGCGTTCGCCAAGGAGATCGGCACAGACCACGTGACCTGCATTCCGGTGTCCGCACTGACCGGTTGCAATGTTACCAAAAACAGCCCTGAAACACCCTGGTATGACGGTCCGTGCCTGCTGCAGCATCTCGAAACCGTGGATATGGCGCAGCCCGATCATGACCAGCCCGCCCGCCTGCCGGTTCAGTTGGCAAGCCATCCCGACAGCACCTTCCGGGGCTTTGCCGGGACCCTGGTATCAGGCACGCTTAAGCCGGGTGACAAGGTGAAAGTGCTGCCGTCAGCACGTGAAAGCACCATTGCCCGCATCGTTACCCACGGTGGCGATCTGGAGCAGGCGCAAGCCGGTCAGGCCATCATGGTGACGCTTGCTGACGAAGTCGACGCCGGCCGCGGCAGCGTCATTTGCTCTGCCGATGACCCGGTGGAAGTTGCCGACCAGTTCGAGGCCCAGATACTGTGGATGGGTGATGAGCCCATGCTGCCAGGCAGGCCCTACCTGGTAAAGCAGGGCGCCCGCACGGTGTCGGCGCAATTCGCGCAACCCAAATACGAGGTCAACGTCAACACGCTGGAACACACCGCCGCAAAGACGCTGGAACTCAACCAGATCGGCATGTGCAATATCAGCCTTGATGAGCAGCTGCCGTTTACCGCCTATGCCGACAACCGCGATCTTGGCGGCTTCATCATCATTGACCGCATCAGCAATACAACCGTCGGTCTGGGGTTGATCAACTTTGCCTTGCGCCGGGCCAGCAATATTCACTGGCAGGCGCTTGATATCCACAAGGGAACCCGCGCGGCCACCAAGAACCAGCAACCCACGGTGCTGTGGTTTACCGGCCTGTCGGGCTCCGGCAAGTCGACCGTCGCCAACATTGTCGAAAAGCGCCTCACCGCCATGGGCCACCACACCTACCTGCTCGATGGCGACAATGTACGCCACGGCCTCAATCATGACCTTGGTTTCACCGATGCCGACCGGGTGGAAAACATCCGCCGCGTCTCCGAGGTCTCTAAACTGATGGCGGACGCCGGTCTGATCGTCCTGGTATCGTTCATCTCGCCGTTCCGGGCAGAGCGCCGCATGGCACGCGACATGCTGGAGGACGGTGAATTCATTGAAATCCACGTCGACACACCGCTCGAGGTTTGCGAAACACGCGATGTGAAGGGCCTGTATGCCAAGGCCCGCGCCGGAGAGATCAAGAATTTCACCGGTATAGACAGCGACTATGAAGCGCCGGAGAACGCGGAAATCACCATCAACACGGCCGAAAAATCGCCTGAGACAACCGCCGGTGAAATTGTCGACCACCTGGAAAACAGCGGAAGACTGAAACCGGCATGA